Part of the Paenibacillus terrae HPL-003 genome is shown below.
TTCTTGAATTTGCCATGCTACTGTTTTGGTTGCTTGAAGTATGCTATTGAACAGATCGCCTGCTTGTCCGGCTACGACGATTCCGCTCTGTGCCTCAACGTTACCTTGTTCCATCGACTTCACAGCCTGACCGATTTCACTTTGAATCTCTTCAATCAGCGGTGTGATTTGTTTCGTTGCATCCGCTGTTTGTTCTGCCAGCTTGCGTACTTCGCTGGCAACCACGGCAAAGCCTTTACCTTCCTCACCGACACGCGCTGCTTCAATAGAAGCATTCAGGGCAAGCAGGTTCGTTTGGCTGGAAATGCCCGAAATCGTACCGATGATATTACCAATTTCCTGTGAACGGTCGTTCAGTAACTTGATAATACGGGATGTATTCGTAACTGTATCGGTAATCAAATGCATTTGTGAAGAAACTTTGCCCATGATTTCATTGCCTTCATTAGAACGCTTCTCTACCGAATTGGCTTCCTCTGCAACGGTGGCGGAACTGGCGGCAATATTTTGGATAACCGAGGCCATTTCAGCCATGGCACGTGCGCTATCACCTGTTGCCTTTTCCTGTGAACGGATATTTCCCGTAATTTCATTGATGTTCTGATTGATGATGTTTGAATTGATCCCGTTTTGTTCGCAGATTGCGAGTAATTCTTTCGCCGATTCATTCACTTCATCCGTTGTCAGCTTCACTTTGGTCATAATGCTGTTAATATGACCTACCATATCGTTGAAGTTTCTATTCACAACGCCCAGATCGTCTTGCCCTGCTTGAATCTGAACGTCCAGGTTTCCCCGGCTTACTTCACTGATACCGAACATCAGTTGTTTAATAGGGGATAACGTGCGTTTCACCACCCAATATTGAAGCGCCAGGCAGATCAGTAGGAAAATCACTAAAATGGTAGCGCCACTAACGAGCAGCTTGGTCAATCCGGCAGGTACGGCACCGGCATCTGCATCGACTGCAAAATATGCAAAGATTTTGCCACTTGGATCTTTAATTGGAGTCATCAAAGTCGTCCATGTACCAAAAGAATCATCGTAGAAGCTGGTGAATGTTGGTTTGCCACTGTCCAGCATACCAGTTACGCCTACTGCCACGACATTGGGTTGCTCGTACATAGAGCCAACGAGCAGCTTATCCTTTTCAAATGCTTCTCTGAGATCTGTTGGCATCGCCACAATGGATGTCAAATTGCCATTTTCGAGCTCCGTCCCGAAAATATAGGCGTGAGATATATTCGGATTCGTCGCCATGATGTTATCCAGATAAGCGCGGAGTTTTGCCTGAACGGGACCATCATAACTTTTTTCCTGAACGGCTTGGGTTACTTCATTTACATTAATTCCCTCAGCCCACTTTAATGTGATTTTTTCAACTTGCCCATGTAGCTGGTCTATCAAAATCGTACGTTGGATCAAATAGCTGGACAC
Proteins encoded:
- a CDS encoding methyl-accepting chemotaxis protein, which encodes MKKWSSLSFFTKNLLLSFFNIVLIGLVLIVSSYLIQRTILIDQLHGQVEKITLKWAEGINVNEVTQAVQEKSYDGPVQAKLRAYLDNIMATNPNISHAYIFGTELENGNLTSIVAMPTDLREAFEKDKLLVGSMYEQPNVVAVGVTGMLDSGKPTFTSFYDDSFGTWTTLMTPIKDPSGKIFAYFAVDADAGAVPAGLTKLLVSGATILVIFLLICLALQYWVVKRTLSPIKQLMFGISEVSRGNLDVQIQAGQDDLGVVNRNFNDMVGHINSIMTKVKLTTDEVNESAKELLAICEQNGINSNIINQNINEITGNIRSQEKATGDSARAMAEMASVIQNIAASSATVAEEANSVEKRSNEGNEIMGKVSSQMHLITDTVTNTSRIIKLLNDRSQEIGNIIGTISGISSQTNLLALNASIEAARVGEEGKGFAVVASEVRKLAEQTADATKQITPLIEEIQSEIGQAVKSMEQGNVEAQSGIVVAGQAGDLFNSILQATKTVAWQIQEVSSATEEISAGTQEMTATADELSSTVSKTASNSVHIVQTVEEQKASLDSIIESSHKLSSMSEELQEITSYFKIADPNRTKS